A region of the Dysgonomonas mossii genome:
GGAGCGGTTTTGGTGACGATCAATACCAATTATAAGCAGCACGAATTAGAATATATTGTCGATAATGCAGATATAGATACTCTTTGCATTACCGAAGGTGTTTTCGATGGGAACTACATTGATATGGTTTATGAAATGGCACCCGAGTTAAAAACAACTCAGCGAGGCTACCTCAATGTAGAGCGTTTCCCTAAATTGAAGAATATCGTTTTTATCGGGCAGGAGAAATACAGAGGAATGTATAATACTGCTGAGATATTATTGTTAGGTAAAAACGTATCGTGTGATATTTTAAATAAAACGAAGCGTACCGTAAATTGTCACGATGTAGTGAATATGCAATATACATCAGGTACTACCGGATTCCCTAAGGGAGTAATGCTCACTCACTATAACATTGTAAATAATGGCTTCTTTACAGGCGAGGCTATGCAATTTACAGCAGATGATAAATTATGTGTATGCGTGCCTCTGTTCCATTGTTTTGGTATTGTTTTGGCAACGATGAACTGTCTAACCCATGGTTCTACTCAGGTTATGGTTGAACGTTTCGATCCGTTAGTGGTGTTGGCATCTATACATAAAGAACGATGTACGGCTTTGTACGGTGTGCCGACAATGTTTATTGCAGAGCTGAATCATCCGATGTTCAATTTGTTTGATGTCAGTTCTCTGCGAACAGGTATTATGGCAGGCGCTCTCTGTCCTATAGAGCTAATGCGCCAAGTAACAGAAAGGCTTCATGTAACACATATTACAAGTGTCTACGGGTTGACTGAATCTTCTCCCGGAATGACGCACTCTACCACTGAAGACCCATTTGAAATACGATGTACGACTGTTGGTAGGGAGTACCCATATACAGAAGTGAAGATTGTAAATCCTGATACAGGTGAAGAGTGTGCTATAGAAGAGCAGGGCGAGGTTTGCTGTCGAGGCTATCTTGTGATGAAAGGTTATTATAAGAATGCTGATGCAACAAACGAAGTAATAGACAAAGATGGTTGGTTGCATTCGGGCGATTTGGGTGTAAAAGATAAAAATGGATATTATCGCATTACGGGACGTATTAAAGATATGATAATACGGGGCGGCGAGAATATTTATCCCCGTGAAATAGAAGAATATCTTTATCACATGCAAGGCATAAAGGATATTCAAGTAGCCGGAATACCTTCCGAGAAATATGGAGAAGAAGTAGGCGCTTTCATTATATTGCAAGAGGGGGCAGATCTCCTGCCTGAAGATGTAAAAGCCTTTTGTAGAGGAAAAATAGCTCGCCACAAAATTCCGAAATATATCTTTTTTGTAAACTCATTTCCTCTAACAGGGAGTGGAAAAATACAGAAATTTAAACTTAAAGATATTGGCCTCAACTTACTGAAAGAGCAAGGAGTAGATGTGATATAAAAAATAGGCTGGATAATTTCCAGCCTATTTTTCTCTCTATTAGTATCTCTTATTCTAAATCAAATCCATACGTCCTTCCTTTCTCTGTAGCCGGAACACCCGTTTTCATCCATACAGGCATTGGGTCTCCTTTGAGATAATGATCAAAGAACTGTTGTAGGCGTATACTTAAATCCTTCGAATTTTTGCGTTCTTTCAAATTGTGGGCTTCGTTGTTGTACTGTAGCATCCATACAGGTTTCCCCAAACGGCGTAAAGCCATAAAATACTCTATTCCCTGATACCAAGGCACAGCATCATCATTATCGTTGTGCATAATCAGGAGTGGTGTCTGAACCTTATCCGCAAAGAATATCGGCGAGTTTTCTTTATAAAGTTCGGGAGCTTCCCACATCGTAGCACCTATTCGAGACTGTGTTTGTTCATACTGAAACTGTCTGCTCATTCCACTGCCCCAGCGTATCCCTCCGTATGCACTAAACATATTGGATACGGGAGCCCCTGCACCCGCAGCTTTAAACATATTTGTGCGTGTGATAAGATAAGCTGTTTGATATCCTCCCCAACTTTGCCCTTGTATAGCCATATTGGCTTTGTCTACCCATGTGTTTTTTGTTAACTCCTCAGCTCCTGATACAATCGAATTGTAAGCACTTTCACCGGGGTGTCCTGTAGTGTATTGTATGTCCGGCGTGAAAACAATATAACCTCTGCTACAGTAAAACGGTATATTGATAATAGAGCGACTTGGAGCAGGAGGGAAGTACTGATACAGTTCGTCCGAATGCTTTTCGTAGAAGTAAATCATCACCGGATATTTCTTGTTCGGGTCGAAATCCTCAGGCTTGTATACTATTCCCTGTGTTGGTTTCCCATCAAATGTAGTCCATGATATCAATTCGGCAGTTCCCCAGTTGTATTCTCTCATTTGCGGATTTATATCGGAAAGCTTACTTTCAGTTTTCCATAAATTGCTTGTAAAATATAAATCGGGTGAGGTGTTAAAGTTACTTTTCGTATAAGCAAATACTTCTTTATCTTTTGCCTTTACAGGTGTGCTATAAGAGTATTTTGCAATAGTTAGAGGCTTAATATTGTTTTTAGCCAATTCATAAAAGCCATTTTCTTTTGTTGTATTATCAAATGCCGAGAGAAGTAGTTTTTCGTTTGGTTTTATAAACCTGCTTTCGGGATCGGTTTTGATATATCGCAATGTAACTTTTCTTTCTCTGCCTAAACCTTTCGTAATATTCTCAGGAGTTTTTATTCCTGTCGGGTCTAATTTCCAGATATCATACATGTCGTAAACAAGTAAAGCGGCGTCATTCTCCATCCATGCTGCATATCCGTATGGAGAAGGAGCTGTAGGGATGTCGTTTTTCTCATCCCAGAAATTCACATTCAATTGATTTGTCAAACAGACTTCCTTCCCATCTCTTATCGAATAGGCATAGTACTGAAGGGTATTTATATCATACCAAGCCAGAAAATTGCCTAGAGGTGAAAGCATAAGCCTGGCTTGTAATCCTGTCTTGATCTGCTTTTTTGTATGATTGTTTAAGTCGAAAAGCCAGATGTCATTCTCCTGATTTGCTCGATAGTCCCATTGAGTCTTTAGTTGATATTTCAGGTCTGAAGTTCCGATAGCATATTGCCCGTTATTTTCGTCAGAAATACTAACATCGGGTATCTCCTCTGTTGCTAATTGATAGAATGTGTTTGATTCCAAATCAATGTAAGACAGGAATGTTTGCTTCTGTTTCTTTTCCAACTGTACAAGCTGCTGAGGTTGGATAAGCGGTTCTTGCCAGTGCCAGATGTCAAGTTTTGCTTTTTCGAAATCGGGAATAGTCGTGTCTTTTGGTAAGACGATAGGAGCTATTCCTAACAACAATCTTTTTTCATTCTTACTGAACAGTGG
Encoded here:
- a CDS encoding alpha/beta hydrolase family protein — its product is MTRKTYLTCVFLCIAVLSALQGNAQKKVLDHTVYDSWKSISNISITNDGIYTATVVKEQEGDDYLLISNLKTKQELKIPRAYTYSISPDQKHIIAQIKAPYAVTRQAKIKKTADEKMPKDSLALISLDKLIVSKIPNVKSFKIGKDFSDYIAYTIDDTLKSKDKKEPKALSLVLRNLYTSKEDTIKNTTEYIFSRNGKSFATILKPSAKDTVNKPGVLFVDLNNLRKDTVSINKIIYKNLTLSESGNKLAYLATSDSLKKEIKDYRLFYFDPTLDSAKIVADKNTAGVPEKWTVSDNYTPLFSKNEKRLLLGIAPIVLPKDTTIPDFEKAKLDIWHWQEPLIQPQQLVQLEKKQKQTFLSYIDLESNTFYQLATEEIPDVSISDENNGQYAIGTSDLKYQLKTQWDYRANQENDIWLFDLNNHTKKQIKTGLQARLMLSPLGNFLAWYDINTLQYYAYSIRDGKEVCLTNQLNVNFWDEKNDIPTAPSPYGYAAWMENDAALLVYDMYDIWKLDPTGIKTPENITKGLGRERKVTLRYIKTDPESRFIKPNEKLLLSAFDNTTKENGFYELAKNNIKPLTIAKYSYSTPVKAKDKEVFAYTKSNFNTSPDLYFTSNLWKTESKLSDINPQMREYNWGTAELISWTTFDGKPTQGIVYKPEDFDPNKKYPVMIYFYEKHSDELYQYFPPAPSRSIINIPFYCSRGYIVFTPDIQYTTGHPGESAYNSIVSGAEELTKNTWVDKANMAIQGQSWGGYQTAYLITRTNMFKAAGAGAPVSNMFSAYGGIRWGSGMSRQFQYEQTQSRIGATMWEAPELYKENSPIFFADKVQTPLLIMHNDNDDAVPWYQGIEYFMALRRLGKPVWMLQYNNEAHNLKERKNSKDLSIRLQQFFDHYLKGDPMPVWMKTGVPATEKGRTYGFDLE
- a CDS encoding AMP-binding protein, with product MQLSERTIGEWLEYWAEKTPEKEYIVYSDRDLRFTWKDFDERVNNMAKGLLAIGVKPGSHVGIWATNVPDWLTFLYAGAKIGAVLVTINTNYKQHELEYIVDNADIDTLCITEGVFDGNYIDMVYEMAPELKTTQRGYLNVERFPKLKNIVFIGQEKYRGMYNTAEILLLGKNVSCDILNKTKRTVNCHDVVNMQYTSGTTGFPKGVMLTHYNIVNNGFFTGEAMQFTADDKLCVCVPLFHCFGIVLATMNCLTHGSTQVMVERFDPLVVLASIHKERCTALYGVPTMFIAELNHPMFNLFDVSSLRTGIMAGALCPIELMRQVTERLHVTHITSVYGLTESSPGMTHSTTEDPFEIRCTTVGREYPYTEVKIVNPDTGEECAIEEQGEVCCRGYLVMKGYYKNADATNEVIDKDGWLHSGDLGVKDKNGYYRITGRIKDMIIRGGENIYPREIEEYLYHMQGIKDIQVAGIPSEKYGEEVGAFIILQEGADLLPEDVKAFCRGKIARHKIPKYIFFVNSFPLTGSGKIQKFKLKDIGLNLLKEQGVDVI